The following are from one region of the Harpia harpyja isolate bHarHar1 chromosome 4, bHarHar1 primary haplotype, whole genome shotgun sequence genome:
- the LOC128140720 gene encoding feather keratin Cos2-3-like codes for MQNCLWALRQCEASIKASPTGRSLNHFCHLLLLRNQVNHQPRDMSCSDKCQPCQPCQPCGPTPLANSCNEPCVRQCQPSTVVIEPSPVVVILPGPILSSFPQNTAVGSSTSAAVGSILSSNGVPINSGCCDLSCITSRYCGSRRCSPC; via the exons ATGCAGAACTGCCTTTGGGCCCTGAGGCAGTGTGAGGCCAGTATAAAAGCCAGCCCAACTGGTCGCTCTCTCAACCACTTCTGTCACCTCCTTCTCCTTAGGAACCAG GTGAACCACCAGCCCCGAGACATGTCCTGCTCCGACaagtgccagccctgccagccctgccagccctgcggcccaaccccgctggccaacagctgcaatgagccctgtgtcaggcagtgccagcctTCCACCGTTGTCATCGAGCCCTCTCCCGTGGTGGTGATTCTtcctggccccatcctcagctccttcccgcagaacactgccgtgggctcctccacctctgctgctgttggcagcatcctcagcagtaacggagtccccatcaactccggctgctgtgacctctcctgcatcaccagccGCTACTGTGGCAGCAGAAGGTGCTCCCCCTGCTAA
- the LOC128140739 gene encoding feather keratin Cos2-3-like, translated as MSCSDKCQPCQPCQPCGPTPLANSCNEPCVRQCQPSTVVIEPSPVVVILPGPILSSFPQNTAVGSSTSAAVGSILSSNGVPINSGCCDLSCITSRYCGSRRCSPC; from the coding sequence ATGTCCTGCTCCGACaagtgccagccctgccagccctgccagccctgcggcccaaccccgctggccaacagctgcaacgagccctgtgtcaggcagtgccagcctTCCACTGTTGTCATCGAGCCCTCTCCCGTGGTGGTGATTCTtcctggccccatcctcagctccttcccgcagaacactgccgtgggctcctccacctctgctgctgttggcagcatcctcagcagtaacggagtccccatcaactccggctgctgtgacctctcctgcatcaccagccGCTACTGTGGCAGCAGAAGGTGCTCCCCCTGCTAA
- the LOC128141232 gene encoding feather keratin Cos2-3-like has protein sequence MTQVYITCLHGTPPALELSLLPALTVPLGLRQCRTAIKGSPTLCSLIHFSRLLLLGNQVHFLPRDMSCYDQCQPCRPCGPTPLANSCNEPCVRQCQNSTVVIEPSPVVVTLPGPILSSFPQNTVVGSSTSAAVGSILSSNGVPINSGCCDLSCITSRYCGSRCQPC, from the exons ATGACCCAGGTGTACATCACCTGCCTGCACGGGACCCCTCCAGCACTTGAGCTGAGTCTTCTGCCTGCACTGAC GGTGCCTCTGGGCCTGAGGCAGTGCAGGACTGCTATAAAAGGCAGCCCGACTCTCTGCTCTCTCATCCACTTCTCTCGcctccttctccttgggaaccaG GTGCACTTCTTGCCCAGAGACATGTCCTGCTACgaccagtgccagccctgccggccctgcggcccaaccccgctggccaacagctgcaacgagccctgtgtcaggcagtgccagaactccactgtcGTCATCgagccctcccccgtggtggtgaccctgcccggccccatcctcagctccttcccgcagaacaccgttgtgggctcctccacctccgctgctgttggcagcatcctcagcagtaacggagtccccatcaactccggctgctgtgacctctcctgcatcaccagccGCTACTGTGGCAGCAGATGTCAACCCTGCTAA